CTATAAAGATTGGAAGTATACAAAATACATTGTCGCCAGAATTAAACAAACCGCTTATTTTGGTTTTTGCTGCCGATCACGGAATAGCCCTCGAAGGAGTAAGTCCTTATCCTCAGGAAGTAACATGGCAAATGTTTGCAAATTTTATTAATGGTGGTGCGGCAATAAATGTATTTTGTCGCCAAAATAAAATTGATACTAAAATTGTTGATGCTGGTGTTAATTATGACTTTGAAGAAGCCGAAAATGTAATAAATGCCAAAATTGCATATTCAACAAAATCATATTTAAATGAGGCTGCAATGACAAATGAACAGTTCCAAAAAGCTATAAATAAAGGTGCTGATTTAGTTGAAAATGCACATAATAACGGAACTAATGTAATTGGTTTTGGCGAAATGGGAATTGGAAATACCTCTTCTGCAGCTGTTTTATTGCACATGCTTACAAAAACCAACTTAAAAGAATGTGTTGGTCGCGGAACTGGTTGGGATGATAAAGGCTTGCAAAAAAAATATGAAATTCTTAAAACTGCCATTGAAAACTATAATGGAGACCAAAGCATAGAAAGTATATTTTCATATTTTGGAGGTTTTGAAATTGTAATGATTGCTGGAGCCATGTTAAAAGCTGCCGAGCTAAAAATGCTTATTATTGTTGATGGATTTGTTATTACATCGGCACTTTTAGCAGCACACAAAATGAATCCTAACGTATTAGATTATTGTGTTTTTACCCATAAATCGAATGAAAAAGGACATAAGCACATGCTGGATTATTTTAATGAGAATGCAATTCTCGATTTAGGAATGCGCTTAGGAGAAGGAACTGGTGCTGCAGTTGCATATCCAATTATTAAATCGGCTGTTAATTTCTTAAACGAAATGGCAAGTTTCGAAGATGCAGGTGTTAGCAACAGCGATAAAATTTAATAAATTTATTATTGGTACTCTGAATATAATTTAGGGTTTCAATGCAAGATCGTTGAATTAGCTTTTTAAATCGTAAAATGAGAGAACTTAATATATTCTTTACAGGATTATCCTTTTTTACCAGAATTCCTTTCCCTAAAAAAGCAGAATTCAAAAAAGAATACCAATACGAAGCCATTAAATATTTTCCAATTTCAGGAATTATTATTGGTGGTTTTGCTGCATTGGTGTTTTATCTTACCAATTTGGTCTTACCCTTTAATATTGCTGTTATACTAAGCTTAGCTTTAACAGTTTTGTTTACTGGTGGTTTGCACGAAGACGGATTTATGGATGTTTGTGATGGCTTTGGTGGTGGCTGGACTCGCGAAAGAATCCTCGAAATAATGAAAGATTCATTAATTGGAGCTTTTGGTGTTACGGGAATTGTGTTTTTAATTCTAAGCAAATATTTGTGTCAATATTCTGTTTCGGCAGCTCACTTAC
This genomic interval from uncultured Marinifilum sp. contains the following:
- the cobT gene encoding nicotinate-nucleotide--dimethylbenzimidazole phosphoribosyltransferase, with translation MNFNIQKTNQSLIEKLKHKIDFKTKPIGSLGLLEQLAIKIGSIQNTLSPELNKPLILVFAADHGIALEGVSPYPQEVTWQMFANFINGGAAINVFCRQNKIDTKIVDAGVNYDFEEAENVINAKIAYSTKSYLNEAAMTNEQFQKAINKGADLVENAHNNGTNVIGFGEMGIGNTSSAAVLLHMLTKTNLKECVGRGTGWDDKGLQKKYEILKTAIENYNGDQSIESIFSYFGGFEIVMIAGAMLKAAELKMLIIVDGFVITSALLAAHKMNPNVLDYCVFTHKSNEKGHKHMLDYFNENAILDLGMRLGEGTGAAVAYPIIKSAVNFLNEMASFEDAGVSNSDKI
- a CDS encoding adenosylcobinamide-GDP ribazoletransferase, which produces MRELNIFFTGLSFFTRIPFPKKAEFKKEYQYEAIKYFPISGIIIGGFAALVFYLTNLVLPFNIAVILSLALTVLFTGGLHEDGFMDVCDGFGGGWTRERILEIMKDSLIGAFGVTGIVFLILSKYLCQYSVSAAHLPWVLIAAHSTSRMFAASLVNTHKYARVDNSKAKDYSQKLSTGNFIFTIVSGIIPIALLGHIKYFLILIPVYLCKILLGRYFKKWIGGFTGDCIGATQQVCEVVFYLSYLIIINHV